In Methanobrevibacter sp., the sequence TGTTTGAAACGAATGTTATTCTAAGTAATATTCAAAACTAAACCTGAAATTGAATTTTTAACAAAAAAAGACACATATGTTAAAATTATGGAATTTGATGAGAAAAAACATCATGCTAAATTAAGAGTTGTAAACAAATATTAATGTGATGATTATGGTAGCTCATAGGCCGTTTGCTCTTGATAAACTTAAAGATTATATCGATGAACTTGTTGAATTGATGGTGTATACATTCCCCACCAACTTAGAGGGTTTGCTGCACCAGGTGTGCCACAGAATGTTGTAGACAAAATTTGTCAAAACCAAATGGAATATATATGGCATTATAAACATGATGGATATTGGCAAAAAGGTGAAACTAAGTTTGAAATGAATCAACATTTTATAAGAGAATTTATTGAAGTTCACCCAGAATTAGAATGTTTAGTTCCGAAATCTGGTTATACTGTTGAAGAAGCTCAAAATAGTATGAAAAAAATATCCTGAGCACATTCCGTATGATTATACTCCTCTGGAGTGATTAAAAAATGAGTGAAACTCAAACAGTACAGGAATTATTAGATTCATTTAATCTCAAGTTAGATTTGCCTTCAGAGTGTTTGTCTTTGGAAATTGAATGGGATTTTGATTCTTACAAGATTATTAAAAGGACTTTAAGTTTTATTAAGTTTTAAACAAATGTAATTTTAAGTAATATTCGGAACATATACCAAACTAGGGAATTTTTCCATCTTTGTAAAATTTTAGACCAGCGCATTATATTGCGCCGGCCTGTTTTAATATTGTTAGTTTTTAGCATGGCAAATATTTCCAAACCTAAATCTGCTTGAACAACTCCCGTAATGAAAAATAACGGAACGTCAGACATAAGTTCATGATGTTCCATGCACTATTCCACATTTACCTTATGTTTTGGTATAATTAATTTTGGAATAGTTATAACAACAATTCCATTACTGAATTTTGCTGTAATATTTTCAATATCAATACTATTTCCAAATCTTACAGTTTTAACACATTTTCCGGATTTGATAGCAGAAACAATAATTTCCGCATCTTCTTCAAAATCCTCAATGAATGGTTTGAAGGTAGTTTCAATAGTAAGGTCATTGTCCCCTGCTTCAATTAAAACATCTTCTTTACTAACCCCAGGCACTGCCGCTTTGATGTGGTAGGTGTTTTCTGTTTCTACCAAATCAATGTCAATAGTTTGCACGGTGGATTTTTTGTAATCTGCGTATTTTTGATCTGCAGTTTTTTGCATATTTTTAAGGCTTTCTCTGAATTCATCAATATTTCTGTATAGGTCATTAATTACATTATCTGCAATGGTTTTCCCTTTTTCTTTTTTTTCATCAAATCTTTCTTTCGCTTCGTCAAATTTTGCTTTTTCTTCTTTTTCAGTAAATTCCGCATCAATAGTTTCAGATTTATCCATACTTTTCACGCTCCTTTTGATGAATTTTCTTTAAGTGTGTATTAGTTACTTTTTGTTAGTATATAAACTTTTCGATTAAATTTACTAAAGGTTATTAAAAAGTAATACTTTTAATCTTTGTTTTTTCATATTGGTGATGCTTTATTTTTTTGAATTCGTAAATTATTTTATTAATATTCTAAATACTGGATGTTAAATCTTTAAAAGTGATGTATATTTATTTAAATTGGTTGGTTTAAGTTTGATAATAAGTTATGTTTGTTTGTTTTTTTCAACTTAAAATCGCTTTAAAAGAGGCCAATTATAAAATTTTCTGGATATTAATATTTGATAAGTGCTTAATTCTTTGAGTATAAACTTTAGGCAACTAGGTGTTTACTAATTGCATTGTTTTGAATATTTCAAAAGAAAAGATTAACTTCAAACCAAAATCTCTGAATTTGGCTGTAGTATTGATGGTTATTTTCATCTATTTTGAGGACATGAACTTTTTAACCAAAAATGCCTTACGTTTCCTCACACCGCAAGTAAATTTCATTAAATTTTTTCAAACTCTCATTTATAGTTACTAAATATCTATAGGTTTAAATTAGATTTGATACTAATTTTTATTAGTATTTTTGCATAAAGTCGCACTTTGAAAATATTAATTATTAATGAAGATGATAATTTATAATACAATTAATAGGGAGGAATTATTTTGACTGAAGGAAATGAATTAGATTCAACTTGCGGTATTTCTGATGAAGAGCTTACTGAAAGATTCAAAGCATCCATTAAAATAGATCAGGATATATGTAAAATTAAAGGACTTCCTATTGCTGGTTATGATGATGAAAATAAATGTGCTTATTTAGAGTATCCTGATGGAATGAGAGTTTATGTCAAAGACTGAAAGGCTTCCTGAAATCATTGTTTTTGCAGTCCAAACGGCAGTGGAAAAACTACCATGACCCGTATGGCAAAAACTGTTGGTGTTTATATTAATGCGGATGACATTAAAAAATCAAGTTTGTGCAGTGATTTGGAAGCTGCTCAAAAAGCCGAAGAGCTTAGGGAGAGCATGCTTGAAAAAGGTGAAGATTTCACATTTGAAACAGTACTCTCTACTGATAGGAATCTCAAATTACTAAAAAAAGCCAAAGAAAAAGGTTTTTTCATCAGATGCATTTATGTTTTAACATATGATTATAAAATAAATATGGCAAGAGTAAGAATGAGAGAATCTATGGGTGGGCATGCCGTTCCTGAAGATAAAATCAAATCCCGATATTATAAGGCACTTAAACTTATTCCGGAATTAGTTGAAATTTGTGACATTGTCCATATTTATGATAATACTATGGTTCCATTTAGAATTTTCAAAAAAAGGAAAGATATTTGCTTTCATTGGGAAAATAAATATTGGAGTTATTCTGATGTTGAAAAACTCACTGGAATTACGCAGTACAGTAATTAATATGGGAAATAAGTTAGTACCTTATGGTAAGTGCATGATTTTTTGAATATAATTCCAAATTAGATTTGACTAGTTGATGATTAACATATTTTTTGGTTGATGATTAATTTTTCAAAATTCTTTAAATTACTTATTTTATGATTTAAATGAGTTTAATTAAAAATAAAAAATTTATGATGGTTGATGATTAAGGTTGATGATTACAAATTTATGAAAGAATTTATTTTGATTTGATTTGAGAATTTGGTAAGTATAGAATTATTCTTGTGATTAGCATTTGTAAATAAAATTTTAAAAATATATTAAATGGGAATGTGAAATTTTTGCGGTCTAAATCCTGAAAAGAGAGTAACTATGCGTTTTTTATATGGCCTACCTTTTGTTAGTATATAAATTTTTCGATTAAATTTACTAAAGGTTATTAAAAATACTTTTAATCTTTGATTTTTCATATTTGTGATACTTTATTTTTTTGAATTCCAAAATTATTTTATCATTGTTGTAGATGGTGGAGGCCTGATTGTTAAACTTGGATTATATTTATTTTAATTTGTTGGTTGAAGTTGTGTAATGAATTATGTTTGTCATGTTTTTGTTTTGAATATTACTTAGAATAACATTCGTTTCAAACACAAAAACAAAGAGAAAATTAAACAAGATACGCTAAATAACATGATAATAACGTTGCTCCATATTCATCATAAATTTCATCAATTTTTTTGAAATTAGGTAATCTAATACTAGAATCATTTTTATGAATCCATTTATCTGAGTTAACTTCCTTAGTTTTAAAATCATTATCCTTTTCAGAAGGTACTTTTTCAAAATCCAATAAATCAATGAATTCAATATAATCATTATTGTTTTTCATTTGTTGATACATATTAAAAGATTCTTTAGCTATAATCCCCTCAAATTCAGGATGACAATCTAACCATTCAATAACCACACTATTAAATGCTTTAATCCTATCTTCATAGTAGATGCATTTTTCTTTTATTAAATCTTCAATTTTTTTATAAATTTTGAACTCCTCTCCAAGATATGATTCACGGTCATCTTGAGCAGTCCATCCATCTTCAGGAAAATCTAAAGATTCATAGTTACTAATATCAAAAGGCAAATAATCTTCAAGCAAAATCCAATTTTCTAAATTATTTTTAATGAAATTTTCATCAAATTTAAACAGATTTTCAGGAACATAATTGACAAGTTTTCCTAAATTATCAGTTATTTTGAGTAAACCCACTAATTCAGGATGAACATCAATTAACTCCCCCACCAATCTTAAAACATAATCATAATCGGATTCACCAGGAATTTCATAAGCACTATGCCTACCCCACAATGCCCATTTTTCACATTGGTTATTCCATAATGTACTATGAACTCCCTGATTAAGGATGCTTCCAATGATGGGCAACACTAATACGTCAGAAATAGCAATTATATCTTTTGAATGTTTTTTTATAAATTGTTCATCAAATTCATAGTTCATTTGTTCATCTCCGTTTTGGACATTTTTTGACAACTTGCACCACTGCATGATGATTGCGTTCATCAAATTCTTTAATAATTGTATGGTTTTGAATATTACTTAGAATAACATTCGTTTCAAACGAAAAAAAATTATAAATTATATTTAGATAAGTAATCTAATTTATTTTCATCATTGCATTCTATGTTATTATCACAAATCCATTCTAGGACTTCATCTAATAACCCCTCAGAATATTTAGAAATAAATAATTTAACATTATCTAAATCAACATCATTACTCCAATCACAAGTGTTAAAAATATCTTCAGCATCCCATTTTAAAACTAGAAAATCTCCTAAAATGATTAATGCTTGAAATGCAGTGATATTAATATAATCCTTTGTTTCAGGAATATAAAAAAATTTTCCCTTTAAATCATACCAATAATGATTATTATTTAATTTAATTATTTTTTTAAATTTATCGAAAATCATATTATCTACCCCTTCCCAATTATATTTTTAGTTTTAATCGTTTTCTTTCACGAGAAATTAACAATAGTTCTTTTTCCCAGTCATTAGATGTATGGTTTCCAAGATGTCCTGTTCCAATCCATTTACTATTAAATGAAACTTGATTTTTTTAGATATTTTCTCACACGTTTTTGTTTTGAATATTACTTAGAATAACATTCGTTTCAAACAGCATTTGATGAGTAATTATTTTTTGATGAAAATAGGTTTGAAATAAGGGTATTTTCTAAGGAAAGTTTCAATCTCCCAATTAATATAATCATAATAATCCTCACCATAATTTGCTCTTTGATGTTTCATGAGTCTATCCCACCATAAATCTTTATTTTTAACTTTAGATCCTATTTTAATAGCGATTTCAATAGGTAATGAACTTTTAATTTCAAATGGAATCCAATCTTCTAAAGATATTAAATCATCATAAAATTCTTCTAATTTTTGAGAATCAATTTCATATTTTTGTTCACCCATTTAAATCACCTCAAGTTAATAATATTATGACTGCTTCCTTAGTTCTATAATTTTTATACAATGTTTTATGTTTTG encodes:
- a CDS encoding zeta toxin family protein; translation: MTRMAKTVGVYINADDIKKSSLCSDLEAAQKAEELRESMLEKGEDFTFETVLSTDRNLKLLKKAKEKGFFIRCIYVLTYDYKINMARVRMRESMGGHAVPEDKIKSRYYKALKLIPELVEICDIVHIYDNTMVPFRIFKKRKDICFHWENKYWSYSDVEKLTGITQYSN
- a CDS encoding Hsp20/alpha crystallin family protein, whose protein sequence is MDKSETIDAEFTEKEEKAKFDEAKERFDEKKEKGKTIADNVINDLYRNIDEFRESLKNMQKTADQKYADYKKSTVQTIDIDLVETENTYHIKAAVPGVSKEDVLIEAGDNDLTIETTFKPFIEDFEEDAEIIVSAIKSGKCVKTVRFGNSIDIENITAKFSNGIVVITIPKLIIPKHKVNVE
- a CDS encoding heat-shock protein, whose protein sequence is MGEQKYEIDSQKLEEFYDDLISLEDWIPFEIKSSLPIEIAIKIGSKVKNKDLWWDRLMKHQRANYGEDYYDYINWEIETFLRKYPYFKPIFIKK